The Camelina sativa cultivar DH55 chromosome 16, Cs, whole genome shotgun sequence sequence GTTGATTACATTCTTGGAGATAACCCAAGAGCAACCAGCTACATGGTTGGTTATGGTAACAATTTCCCTCAGAGAGTTCACCACAGAGGCTCCTCCATTGTCTCTGTCAAGGTCGACCGCACATTTGTCACATGCCGAGGTGGATATGCCACCTGGTTCAGCCGTAAAGGCAGTGACCCGAACCTTCTCACTGGTGCTATTGTCGGCGGTCCTGATGCTTACGACAATTTCGCTGACAGGAGGGATAACTATGAGCAGACTGAGCCTGCTACTTACAACAATGCACCACTCCTTGGTGTTCTTGCTCGTCTCAGCAGTGGTCATTCCGGTTATAGCCAGTTTCTTCCAGGTTTGTGTCTGAAATTGCAATGTCCTTGAGATTGAAGTTTGGAACTCAAAAATAGTTTgcttatacttttttttttttttttggttgtgtcCCTGCAGCGGTTCCTGCTCCTGTGGTCCGAAGACCAATGCCTATTCGTAAACCAAGAGTGACTACTCCAGTCCGAGGtatgcttctttctttctgtctACATGTGAGTCTATGACTGTCTATTATTGAACAGCGGCTTGACTCTGTTGTTTACTTGTTGTACAGCTTCTGGTCCAGTGGCTATAGTTCAGAAGGTAACTGGTTCATGGGTCTCAAAGGGAAGGACTTACTACAGATACTCGACAACTGTGATTAACAAATCTTCTAGACCTCTGAAAAGTCTCAACCTTTCGATCAAGAATCTCTATGGACCAATCTGGGGGCTCTCGAGATCAGGCAATTCGTTCGGTCTTCCCTCTTGGATGCACTCATTGCCATCCGGGAAATCCCTAGAGTTCGTCTACATTCACTCAACATCTCCGGCCAATGTCGCAGTATCAAGCTACACGTTGGCTTGACCAAACTACAACAACTACACTCAAAGGAATCAGTGTGCATAGGTcgtgagaagaaggaagaaagtcTTTGGTTTTTCCCTCTGGTTTCGTCTTTtatcttcatttttaacttttggGTTTCTCTGGTGAATATAGAAGGGTTGAAAGAAGGGGTTGAAGAAAGGTGTGAAGAGACAAGTGGAGACTcttcaaaaaattaaagaagagtgAAAGTGCTCATCCTCTTTCTCCTCAAGTTCAATGCtttaaaaattcatatataaatatttatatatatagtgaaagagagagagtgaggaagattagagagagatagagagatagtgTTTGTGAGATCTTCCTTCTCTTATAAAAGGGGTCTTGTGAGGTATTGCAAGGATTGTTTTTTCAATTCCTTGTAGCTCAAAAAACATGTCTGTGTCTTTTTCCTTttgtgtttatctttttttggtgGGTCTATGGCAGTTGTAAAACTCAACAACAGTCTTTAATGAAATGTGATTTGGTGGCAATCTACCTATGTTAGGTATTTGTCTTCTACACATACTTACAAGCGACTTTGAAAgttagtgatatatatatatacaaacaactctgaatctttcctcaattaaaatgtgtatatatcttATGACATGATTTTTTCGTCTTCTAAAGGTTGTTAAACTTTGACACATATCAGGAAATTTGACTTAAGAAATTGATCATCACTTGTAACGTTTTTCCCCAAgttgtttatatttttctaaaagttgTTAACTACTAATTAAGTAGTTAATTACACCAAATCTATTTACCAATGAGTCGAGGATATACTCTGTAAATGTAATTATAAGAAACTTGAAAATTAGATATACAGTATAAATATACACACAGAGAACTTTATTCACACAATGTAAatacaaatacataaaacatGAGGAGAATGTTAGctacaaaagaagataaaaaaaaaaaaaaaaaaaaaaNaaaaaaaaaaaaactaatatatttggCGCAAGCAACGTTGATATGAACACATAACATAGAGAGACATATATAACAATATGATTTAGAgcgaaatgagaaatatataaatCTGAGAATTGTCCAAACAACTTCCTTTCTTCACACTCTGGCTGCGGAACAGAGTATAGAAGCTTCACTTCTTTGCCTTGTTATACATTTCATCGATCTCTTTCTGCGTAGAGAAGAACAGAGTAAGCGGTTTTTAGTTTAAGATACATAATTCGATTATGCAGACACCAAAAGATCATCAAGCCAAAGAGGTATTTTAAGGTTTTAGCTATGTAGCCTTGAATGTGCTGTAATGTGAAAAATAAAGGGAAGGGACTTATAATTTACCTGATAGTACTTGAGAAGCTGAGGTCTTTTCTTCTTGTAAGAAGGTGTGATGAGATCTCTTTCCATGTCAAATGGGACTGTGTCCAAATGAACACCTTTGATCAGCTCAAATCCCTTCAGCTGTAAggcaaaaaaacccaaaatttcatTAGTTAAAAGaatgttgaaaaaaacaaacaagtattaAGAAGAATAATGAACAACCCAAAATTTcattagttatattttaacCTTTTTGTCTTTGGCTACTCTGTTGAATTCTCCAAGTATAAACTCTTTAGTCTTTGGGTTTTGACAGATAGACTCAAAGTCTCCTGAAACATTGTGTTCTTTAGCCCAATGTTCGATCTGTATCTTGCTTGGACATACCACAGCCACTAAGTAAGACTCATAGCTGTTTCCATATACCCATATCTGCAAAATGTTTTAATACATCATTAGTTAGTTAAAAATTCTTATTTAACGGTATATTATAGTTATCTTCTCAACTAATACCGATTCAATGGCGGCTACGTGGCTATAAATGTTCTCCAGGTTCTCAACCGCAACGTATTCTCCTTGTGAGAGTTTAAAGATGTTCTTCTTACGGTCGATGATTTTCAATGCTCCATCTGGTTGCCACTCACCAACATCACCAGTGTGAAGCCATCCATCAATGAGGACTTCTTGAGTGAGATCTTCACGTTTGTAATATCCTGAGAACAATGTCTTTCCTCTGATGCAAACCTCTCCACGCGGCTTGCTTGCAAGAGCGTCGTAACCCATCTCTGGAACTGACTCGAGCCTTATGTCAACGTTTGGAACCGGTGGACCAACCGTTCCAAGCATAGCAAGCTCATTTGGAATGGACACAAATGTCCCACCACAACTCTCTGTTAGACCGTATCCTTGCAAAACATGAGCACATGCAACAACTCGAAGGAAAGATTCGATGTGAGCTGCAAGTGGAGCTGCTCCTGAGAGGATCAGACGCACGTTTCCTCCCAATCCTTCTTTAACCTAAAACAGTTTTGTTTAATCGTTCAAGATTTGGTTTACTTCTAACAATCCAAAGGTTCAGGATACAGAGAGTGTAGATTTTAATGTCACCTTTTTAAATACAACTTTGTCAGCGAGGGGAGATGCTTGTGTATGAGTCTTCCCTTTctccatgtttttttgtttgctgttCAAGTTATCAAAATGGTTTTAGAAACagagattaattttttataaaactgtgGATTCTGATCTAAATATGATACACTTACTGGTTAAATGCAAAGTTGAATAATGTCTTCTTTATGAGTCCACCATCAGAAAGTTTCTGCTGAAGACctgaaaattaatataaacagcTGAGAACAAttcattcaaaaatatatttttaactagtCTTGCAAAGTATTTACCGTTGTATATTCTCTCTAGCACGCGAGGAACAGCGCAGAAAACAGTCGGTTTTAATGCAGCAATGTCTTCTATCAATATCTTAACATCCTGATGAAGaaacatattataaattattagcCTCTTATGATCAGATTCTatagacaaaacaaacagaTCCTTATGTAACTTACCCCTCGCCAGAATCCGATAGAGGCTGCTTCATAAATAAACAGCTCCTCAATCACACGATCGAAGATATGAGCCAGAGGTAGATATGATAGGTAAACATCTTTACTGGTTAACTGTAACATTTTCCACAATAGAAACAAGAAATTTATTAGTATAATGATCTATTCTTGAAGTAGTGTGATGATGTAAACAAGAATAAGTATACCTCTTCATTGATAGTTTTAAGCAATTTTCTAACACCTTCAAGGAGATGAATAATGCTCTCATTTGTAAGCAAGACTCCTTTAGGATCACCAGTTGTTCCACTTGTATACATTATGGTGCAAACatcgtttcttttcttctctggTAATTCATATTCTTTACCCTCACCCTACATTTATATGTTCAggatttaaattgttaaatatGATGTTACTTAAAGTacaatacaaatatgattttcttACTAGCTTCAAGAATTGGTCCCATGAGTATATTGTTAATCCAAGTCGCTCAGCTTCTGCTCTTTGCTCACTTGTAACCTCACCAAAGCTCACAATATCTGttgcaagaagaaaaataaaacagaacttGTTTCATTCACTggacatttttattaattacaatCAAACACAAGAATAATAGCTTACTTACTCTTCAAATATTTAGTTGAATTTGGAGCTGTCTTTAATAACTGAAAGATAAAAAGAACGTTGTTTTAGTCGTTAGAAAGCCCATATTTGCAGTAAGAGGCAAAGTAATATAAGCCAGTCCACTCATCGTCAAGTTAGTCTTGAATTGAAACATAACATTAAGCTaatgatgaagaacaaattGGCATATAATTACAAATTGTATAACATTTGTCTCTGATAAGAAATTACCTCGGAGATCTTTTTCTCCTCAGAAAAAGCGAGTGAGACCTCAGCATGACAAATGATGAACTCTATTGCTCCAGCACCTATCAAATGCATCATCAATCCAAACTATTATTATACATACATGACTCCAATTAtatctgaaaataaataatCGATAGAAAAGACAAATGTTACATTACACACCTAGAGTGTCATATAAAGGTACACAGTAGAGTCCATGAGCATTGCAAgcctgaaataaataaataaataaaagatgaaaattcGATAAATACTTTAAATGATTAAAAGTAGTGAACGTGGAAAAGGTGGTATATATAATTCATCACCAATAccatatactataatttatgGTAATCAAAATATGATGTTGACGCTCATATTACCTCCATGCTTATGATCCATTCAGGACTGTTGGCACCATAAATACCGCACTTTTCTCCCTGCTCCACCAAtcatttaattgtaattaatataCATACTGTTGAAAATCTTAGATGAAATTTCACTATCTTTGGTGCTAANNNNNNNNNNNNNNNNNNNNNNNNNNNNNNNNNNNNNNNNNNNNNNNNNNNNNNNNNNNNNNNNNNNNNNNNNNNNNNNNNNNNNNNNNNNNNNNNNNNNNNNNNNNNNNNNNNNNNNNNNNNNNNNNNNNNNNNNNNNNNNNNNNNNNNNNNNNNNNNNNNNNNNNNNNNNNNNNNNNNNNNNNNNNNNNNNNNNNNNNNNNNNNNNNNNNNNNNNNNNNNNNNNNNNNNNNNNNNNNNNNNNNNNNNNNNNNNNNNNNNNNNNNNNNNNNNNNNNNNNNNNNNNNNNNNNNNNNNNNNNNNNNNNNNNNNNNNNNNNNNNNNNNNNNNNNNNNNNNNNNNNNNNNNNNNNNNNNNNNNNNNNNNNNNNNNNNNNNNNNNNNNNNNNNNNNNNNNNNNNNNNNNNNNNNNNNNNNNNNNNNNNNNNNNNNNNNNNNNNNNNNNNNNNNNNNNNNNNNNNNNNNNNNNNNNNNNNNNNNNNNNNNNNNNNNNNNNNNNNNNNNNNNNNNNNNNNNNNNNNNNNNNNNNNNNNNNNNNNNNNNNNNNNNNNNNNNNNNNNNNNNNNNNNNNNNNNNNNNNNNNNNNNNTAATATACATACTGTTGAAAATCTTAGATGAacggggtgtattcaacttgacattttaagtgatttgtgtgaaatttataaatcctatgctattcaatcatggattttaaaaagtctattaaaatccactgttattgaattgatgatttaaatatctattttaaaatccagtgttattgaactgatgatttaaaaatctaatttaaaattcactgttattcaaaacagttttgttgatttgggtttaattatttttaggattctggaggatttgagaggatttgtttagttaaaaatacagaaatccaaatctcatggttttaggtgggatttgaaagaatttgacagaaaatcatatgaactttcctaaaatgtatcaaaattctaaatttcctaaatctcatcaaattctccaaaatcatggtttgaatacacccccgaAATTTCACTATCTTTGGTgctaaatcaaaaacaataatgtGTTTAGAAACACTAATTACTTTTCCAACTCCAATAGTTCTGATAGAGTTTCCAAGCTTGATCACTACATCGTATACTTCTTTGTAAGTTTGCCATATATATTTCCCAGCCTGtactcaataaaaaaacaaacaaattgtgtTACTAATTAATTTCCGATACTACTAATAATTAAGTTGCTGATTACTTACTTTTCCATCAACGATTTCTCTACGACCAAGCATAGGATTATTTGGAGACTTCTCCACAGACAGACTGtataatattcaaaacatatagCATTCACATAAGAGGTTACACAATCAATAATgtcattttgttattaataGCCATGAACAGAGGCACGGAATAAAGCAACAGTTCTTGGATAAGTTCTGAGATCTTAGATGCAATGAAATCATTTCAAGACAATTGCATTCATTAATGGTTGCTCTCGGATCTTCATATGAAAGTCAAGTCAAAAAATCATAGTCGCCGTTGCAATAATTTGActattctaaaacaaaaacgaaaaaatatatcaaatgttGAATTGTTGAACTTTCACATAATGTTCGTTTACAAAAATCAAGCAAAACCTCCCCAAACGCAAAGTACTCTTTCCTCCATATTTTTTCAGCAATATGAAAAGCTTGGAACCCACgaaaagaaaaactagaaacaacgtttacaaaaataaaaataaaaatgaagaaacaaacacacacaaaaaaatcacTATTCATTTGTGAATTATAATCCAATAAACTCCAttaatcagaaaaataaattttatgaataaaaattagTGAAGCCAAAGAGGCGGAGTTTGATATAGTTGCTctcttaattaatttgtaagAGAACAAAAAGTCTAACCGGAAAATATCCCATGCACTGACGAGATCATCGGCCGGTTCAGGAAAACCATCTTTAGCGTAGATACTCCGGTAAACCGGACCGACAGATGGACTTCCTCCATCAACGCCTTCCTGTCCCTTCTCAACCTCTATGATGTATCGACTTGCCGCCATTTCTTTTGCGTTTATTGTCCTTAATTATCTGtgtattttatgtgttttgatcGTTCGTGTTGATTTGTAAAGGTGCAGCAACTAGAGagacaaattttaaaatggcGTGTGAATGTTGTAAAGAGGAAAACCAAAAATGATTTGATAGACACGAGGGTTGCTGACTCCTCCATATTGGGTGATAGTAtttataagtaatttatatCTTGTTTTACTTTTTCCCCTCAATAAAAGCtcatagtattattattagattttatctatttatattttaatcaattaacCAAAAGGAAGAAATAATAAAGTCCttataacattttgattttagcaaaaaaaaaaaatcaagaaaaattaattgattaaaataaaaataaaaaatgtgggCACTTTCCTATATACTGGATCTAGTTAATGGTGTACATGTTACTCACATATTTACGATAATCCAGAGCTCTTAAGTAATTAAGtactatatataagaaaaaggaaaaaagatgtcCAGCTACACGAGGTATGACGCAATACATGGCCAcacatttcaaatttaataatgtATGCTCAACTACATCAATTATATGTTTGGCATGGCCACATGCACCAAGTACTTGACGTCATGTGTTTTACACCATGGACATAAAATCTCGATTCACCGGGTCATTTCTCCCGGCAACGACCGGCGTTGACTCATCAGAACCATAATCGGGGAAAACTAAAACCCGACCCGAGCACctgcaaccaaaataaaatacccGACCCGGACCCAATTTTAATGGGCTttttatctaaattaaaaaaaacacaggcccattttctaattattcatcgatcaaaacaagaaaagtgaaaaagttgtttgaaaaagttttATCGTTTTATCGAAGATATCGAAGAACTGTGAGAGCATCTTTTCAATTAGGTTTTTTAACAGAGATAATGCAGTGAAATCTTTGCTGGAAATCGGAATAAAGAAGACATTGCCTGTTGATTCTCGTCCCAATGAGGTAAAGCTGGCATTTTGCTgttgatttttaacttttattttgtcgTTTTAAACAAGTGGGAAAGTGGAGTTGTTGTCGGCAAGATTCAATTCTTCTTTATATGTTACTTAGTTTATTGTCTAGTCTTGTTGTGTAGCCTTANNNNNNNNNNNNNNNNNNNNNNNNNNNNNNNNNNNNNNNNNNNNNNNNNNNNNNNNNNNNNNNNNNNNNNNNNNNNNNNNNNNNNNNNNNNNNNNNNNNNNNNNNNNNNNNNNNNNNNNNNNNNNNNNNNNNNNNNNNNNNNNNNNNNNNNNNNNNNNNNNNNNNNNNNNNNNNNNNNNNNNNNNNNNNNNNNNNNNNNNNNNNNNNNNNNNNNNNNNNNNNNNNNNNNNNNNNNNNNNNNNNNNNNNNNNNNNNNNNNNNNNNNNNNNNNNNNNNNNNNNNNNNNNNNNNNNNNNNNNNNNNNNNNNNNNNNNNNNNNNNNNNNNNNNNNNNNNNNNNNNNNNNNNNNNNNNNNNNNNNNNNNNNNNNNNNNNNNNNNNNNNNNNNNNNNNNNNNNNNNNNNNNNNNNNNNNNNNNNNNNNNNNNNNNNNNNNNNNNNNNNNNNNNNNNNNNNNNNNNNNNNNNNNNNNNNNNNNNNNNNNNNNNNNNNNNNNNNNNNNNNNNNNNNNNNNNNNNNNNNNNNNNNNNNNNNNNNNNNNNNNNNNNNNNNNNNNNNNNNNNNNNNNNNNCGAATTGCAAGCAGTTACAACAAGGCggattataaagaaaatttgagcATATTCAAGGAATTTGATCCCCAGGCTTGTAAGACTCTACTACGAAAGGATCCAAGTTCATGGTGTAGGGCGTTTTTCAgggttggttgttgttgtgctgATACACACAACAATCACACTGAGTCATACAATAGAACCTTAAAGATTGCAAGGAGGAAGCCATTTGTCCAAATGTTAGAACTTATAAGAAGGGATGCAATGCAAAGGGTTGCCAATAGGTCTATTATTGCTGAAATAGAAGCTGCAAAATTCACAAAAAGGCAAGGAAAGAGCTGGAAAAATCTTGTGAAGAAGCGCAATATTGTGCATTGATTTCTAGCACCGGTGGAGAATATGAGATTGTTGAGTTCGGGATTGGATACACCCTCAACTTGAACAATCGTGAATGTGCATGCAGAAAATGGGATTTGACGGGTATACCTTGTCGTCATGCTGTGTGTGCAATCAGAGAACTCAATCTGGAAGTGGAAGACTATATATCAGATTACTACTTGAGTGAGAAATGGAAGGGAACATATAGAAGAGGTTTGAGGCCTGTTAATGGAGTTAAGTTTTGGGAAGATTCTGGTAAACCAAGAATTGTTGCACCTCCTTATAAACGACCTGCAGGGAGACCTAAGGGAAAAGCTAGGATCAAGGGGCTTAATGAATCACCACGCAAAAAAAAGTCTGAGACGAAGGTTGATCGAAAAGGAAGAATAGTGCATTGTGGTCTATGTGGTGAACAAGGACATAATTCAAGAAAGTGTCCTCATGAGGTATTGTTATCggacatttgattttttttttggcttacaTATggttaatttgataattttattttgttttagtctcCGGAGAGCCGGGCAAAGAGAAGGAAGCTTATGGTGACTCCTCTATTGGAAGCTCAAGATCAAGAAGAAATGGGAGCAGCATTGGCAGCCATGGAGCATGAAGATCAACCGGAAATTGGAGGAGCTTTGGTTGGCATGGAGCATCAAGATCAAGATGATGCTGAAGTGCAAGATGTGTCATCAACAGCACCATAAGGAAGTCAAGATgatgttggttgttgttgtgttcgGGTTCTTTTTGGGTGTTGTGTTTGGGTTCTTTTTGGATATTAACATACTTTGGTTGTTGTATT is a genomic window containing:
- the LOC104753111 gene encoding long chain acyl-CoA synthetase 3-like, coding for MAASRYIIEVEKGQEGVDGGSPSVGPVYRSIYAKDGFPEPADDLVSAWDIFRLSVEKSPNNPMLGRREIVDGKAGKYIWQTYKEVYDVVIKLGNSIRTIGVGKGEKCGIYGANSPEWIISMEACNAHGLYCVPLYDTLGAGAIEFIICHAEVSLAFSEEKKISELLKTAPNSTKYLKNIVSFGEVTSEQRAEAERLGLTIYSWDQFLKLGEGKEYELPEKKRNDVCTIMYTSGTTGDPKGVLLTNESIIHLLEGVRKLLKTINEELTSKDVYLSYLPLAHIFDRVIEELFIYEAASIGFWRGDVKILIEDIAALKPTVFCAVPRVLERIYNGLQQKLSDGGLIKKTLFNFAFNHKQKNMEKGKTHTQASPLADKVVFKKVKEGLGGNVRLILSGAAPLAAHIESFLRVVACAHVLQGYGLTESCGGTFVSIPNELAMLGTVGPPVPNVDIRLESVPEMGYDALASKPRGEVCIRGKTLFSGYYKREDLTQEVLIDGWLHTGDVGEWQPDGALKIIDRKKNIFKLSQGEYVAVENLENIYSHVAAIESIWVYGNSYESYLVAVVCPSKIQIEHWAKEHNVSGDFESICQNPKTKEFILGEFNRVAKDKKLKGFELIKGVHLDTVPFDMERDLITPSYKKKRPQLLKYYQKEIDEMYNKAKK